The following coding sequences lie in one Deltaproteobacteria bacterium IMCC39524 genomic window:
- a CDS encoding TatD family hydrolase, with protein MNRYIDTHIHLDLLAEPALLLQEAEEVGVGAWVVPGVTPEQWSEVLATTALHEQVYLAPGIHPQAAGNFQKAHLDKLRQLLTHERAVAIGEVGLDRQLDIPWQQQEELFIAMIRLAREMEKPLLIHTRRSTERLLELLQREGGDQIGGIFHAFSGSLETTRKVIGLGFLLGVGGVVTSQTARRLPEVIREVPAEALVLETDAPYLTPEPHKGQLNRPAYLELIARKVASLRGWTLEETAQRTTLNACRVLGLPLPDTLQKDKET; from the coding sequence GTGAATCGCTATATTGACACGCATATTCATCTCGACCTGCTTGCGGAGCCTGCGCTGCTACTGCAAGAGGCTGAAGAGGTCGGTGTTGGTGCCTGGGTCGTCCCGGGAGTCACACCAGAACAATGGTCGGAGGTGCTGGCAACAACCGCACTGCATGAGCAGGTTTACCTGGCACCGGGGATTCACCCGCAGGCCGCAGGGAACTTTCAAAAAGCTCATCTCGACAAATTACGACAGTTGTTGACCCATGAAAGGGCTGTCGCCATCGGTGAAGTCGGCCTGGATCGCCAGCTTGACATCCCCTGGCAGCAGCAGGAAGAGCTCTTTATTGCAATGATTCGTCTCGCCCGGGAGATGGAGAAGCCGCTGCTGATTCACACACGGCGCAGCACAGAGCGGCTTCTGGAGCTTCTACAGAGAGAAGGCGGCGATCAGATCGGGGGAATTTTTCATGCCTTTTCCGGCAGCCTTGAAACCACTCGAAAAGTTATAGGGCTGGGATTTCTTCTCGGTGTCGGCGGTGTGGTCACCTCGCAGACAGCGCGTCGCCTGCCCGAAGTGATCCGCGAAGTTCCTGCTGAAGCCTTGGTGCTTGAGACCGACGCGCCCTACCTGACGCCGGAACCGCACAAAGGTCAACTGAATCGACCGGCGTACCTTGAATTGATCGCCAGAAAGGTCGCAAGTCTCCGTGGCTGGACCCTTGAAGAGACAGCTCAAAGGACGACACTCAATGCCTGCCGTGTTCTCGGCTTGCCTCTGCCGGACACGCTTCAGAAAGATAAGGAAACCTGA
- a CDS encoding tRNA threonylcarbamoyladenosine dehydratase produces MTQNNRFDRLSLLLGEEGLKRLQAASVAVFGLGGVGSYAVEALVRGGIGRLTLIDFDQVDITNSNRQIHAQEGTIGQPKALIMAARCRLINPDVEVEPLQAFYSHENSAELLERGYDYVLDCIDHITAKIHLIETCVTMQLPIISSMGAANKLDPTCIGVADLADTNKCRLARILRRELRRRNIFHGVKTVYSTEEFRPLTDGRREMTTEDSGHYQGQRAPLGSSSVIPPLFGLTMAGEVIRELLEKDS; encoded by the coding sequence ATGACCCAGAATAATCGCTTTGACCGATTGTCCCTGCTCCTTGGTGAAGAGGGCTTGAAACGCCTGCAGGCAGCTTCTGTCGCCGTCTTCGGCCTCGGTGGGGTGGGCAGCTATGCAGTCGAAGCGCTGGTCCGTGGCGGCATCGGTCGGCTGACCCTGATCGACTTCGACCAAGTTGACATTACCAACAGCAATCGCCAGATTCATGCCCAGGAAGGCACCATCGGTCAGCCCAAGGCTTTGATCATGGCAGCGCGCTGTCGGTTGATCAACCCCGATGTCGAGGTGGAGCCATTGCAGGCTTTTTACAGCCATGAGAATTCAGCCGAATTGCTGGAGCGTGGCTACGATTACGTTCTCGACTGTATCGACCATATTACGGCCAAAATTCACTTGATCGAAACCTGCGTCACGATGCAACTGCCGATCATTTCTTCCATGGGGGCGGCCAACAAGCTCGACCCGACCTGCATCGGCGTTGCGGATTTGGCCGACACCAACAAGTGCCGATTGGCCCGAATTCTTCGCAGGGAGCTTCGCCGGCGTAATATTTTTCACGGTGTCAAAACCGTGTACTCTACCGAAGAGTTCAGGCCCTTAACCGATGGTCGCCGTGAGATGACAACAGAAGACTCTGGTCATTATCAAGGCCAACGTGCGCCGCTCGGCAGTTCTTCGGTGATACCACCCCTGTTTGGCTTGACTATGGCCGGTGAGGTCATCCGTGAGTTGTTGGAGAAGGATTCATAA
- a CDS encoding sulfite exporter TauE/SafE family protein, with the protein MDPYFWQIPVLILVGAVAGVLNVLAGGGSLLTLPLLIFFGLPAATANGTNRVAIFCQNIFAITGFKRQGIFPIRLALLCIPPALIGSYIGANLAITVDEMVFRRLLALVMVGVLVFMIVDPLKHLQQAEKPITPARLALLVVSFFGIGIYGGFVQAGVGFLIITGLLVHGLDLVRINAVKVLVIFAFTVVALGVFVVHGQVDYALGLALAAGNSAGGWFASHLAVKKGHEWIKRFVIATVLIFALRLLLP; encoded by the coding sequence ATGGACCCCTACTTTTGGCAAATACCTGTTTTGATTTTGGTTGGCGCTGTCGCCGGCGTACTCAATGTTCTGGCCGGAGGCGGTTCTCTCCTGACCCTGCCGTTGCTGATTTTCTTCGGTCTGCCTGCGGCGACCGCCAATGGCACCAACCGGGTCGCTATCTTTTGTCAGAACATCTTTGCCATTACCGGCTTCAAGCGCCAGGGAATTTTCCCCATCCGCCTTGCGCTGCTCTGCATTCCCCCCGCCCTGATCGGCAGCTATATCGGTGCCAACCTGGCCATCACGGTCGATGAGATGGTTTTTCGTCGGTTACTCGCCCTGGTCATGGTCGGGGTTCTGGTCTTCATGATCGTCGACCCCTTGAAGCATTTACAGCAAGCGGAGAAACCGATAACTCCGGCGCGTCTGGCGTTACTGGTGGTCAGCTTTTTCGGCATCGGCATCTACGGTGGTTTTGTCCAGGCCGGTGTCGGCTTCCTGATCATTACCGGCCTGCTGGTTCACGGGCTCGACCTGGTTCGCATCAATGCCGTCAAGGTCCTGGTTATCTTTGCCTTCACCGTGGTCGCCTTGGGTGTTTTTGTTGTGCATGGTCAGGTCGATTACGCTCTTGGTCTGGCTCTGGCCGCGGGTAACTCGGCAGGGGGTTGGTTTGCTTCGCACCTGGCTGTAAAAAAAGGGCATGAATGGATCAAGCGGTTTGTTATCGCCACCGTTTTAATCTTCGCCCTGAGGCTACTGCTGCCGTAG
- a CDS encoding ATPase, T2SS/T4P/T4SS family: MPEVNKPAVQKKSENLPEPHKPVMAVGGDTIARLLVEQGLITPAKLVYAKRIKAKLVSDRSLVEIVKELGLLTNQQLNEVLKQQRLNIRIGDLLVELGFIQQGDLDAALAIQVENRQQKIGDILVEYGFIDEHRLMEVLASKLGYPFVEPVFAEIDRELLAQVPAKMFAQHAFVPVAQIDGRAIIAFVDPLDLEDLEAVDRVFGRQILPAIGTRQAIREVIELYRRGAQRSEAEVADDSTIIGIVNSLLDDAMQQGVSDIHVEPMKDRLRVRFRRDGVLGVHKEMSLDLAAPIATRMKVMAEADIAERRRHQDGRILYESAATGMTLDLRVSFYITVHGEKIVLRLMNKKGELLDIDDIGMAPRMLHQFRDEGLASPSGIIVVTGPTGAGKTTTLYSCVNHLNDLESCIITAEEPVEYVLDGITQCSINPKIGVTFTETLRHIVRQDPDIIVMGEIRDTFSAETAIQASLTGHKVLTTFHTEDAVGGLLRLLNMGIEAFLIASTINCMLAQRLLRRICPSCTVPYTPTPDEYRRLGYTHGDLAGADLQIGRGCTACRFTGYKGRVGIFELLVLNDEVKEAVLARKTVQEVRRISIETSGLITLMEDGIAKAARGKVSLPEVMRRLPRILKPRPLHELRRLLGE; the protein is encoded by the coding sequence ATGCCCGAAGTCAACAAGCCTGCCGTGCAAAAAAAGTCAGAAAACCTCCCTGAACCCCATAAGCCGGTCATGGCTGTAGGCGGCGACACCATTGCGCGCCTGCTGGTTGAGCAGGGCTTAATCACCCCGGCCAAGCTGGTCTACGCAAAGCGCATCAAGGCAAAGCTGGTCTCTGATCGTTCCCTGGTCGAAATTGTCAAGGAACTGGGCCTGCTGACCAACCAGCAACTCAACGAAGTCCTCAAGCAGCAACGTTTGAATATTCGTATTGGTGACCTGCTGGTTGAACTTGGCTTTATCCAACAGGGCGATCTGGACGCGGCCCTAGCGATTCAGGTTGAAAACAGGCAGCAGAAAATCGGTGATATTCTGGTTGAATATGGCTTCATCGATGAGCACCGCCTGATGGAGGTTTTGGCTTCCAAGCTCGGCTACCCTTTTGTTGAGCCGGTTTTTGCCGAAATCGACCGCGAGCTGCTGGCCCAGGTTCCAGCCAAGATGTTTGCCCAGCACGCCTTCGTCCCCGTGGCACAGATTGACGGCCGGGCCATTATTGCTTTTGTCGATCCCCTGGACCTCGAAGATCTTGAAGCCGTAGACAGGGTCTTCGGCCGGCAGATTCTTCCTGCCATCGGTACCCGCCAGGCGATCCGGGAAGTCATCGAGCTTTACCGCCGCGGAGCCCAGCGCTCAGAGGCTGAGGTCGCGGATGACTCGACCATCATCGGCATCGTCAACAGCCTCCTCGATGACGCCATGCAGCAAGGTGTCAGCGATATTCACGTTGAACCTATGAAAGACCGTCTGCGTGTTCGTTTCCGCCGTGACGGCGTGCTCGGCGTGCACAAGGAGATGAGCCTGGATCTCGCCGCGCCGATCGCCACGCGTATGAAAGTCATGGCAGAGGCCGATATCGCCGAGCGCAGGCGTCACCAGGACGGCCGCATCCTCTATGAGAGCGCGGCAACCGGCATGACCCTGGACCTGCGTGTCTCCTTCTACATCACCGTACATGGCGAAAAGATCGTGCTGCGTTTGATGAACAAGAAGGGCGAGTTACTTGATATTGATGATATCGGTATGGCCCCGCGTATGTTGCACCAGTTCCGTGATGAAGGACTTGCGTCACCGAGCGGCATCATCGTGGTCACCGGGCCAACCGGTGCCGGTAAGACCACCACCCTCTACAGTTGCGTTAACCACCTCAATGACCTTGAGTCCTGCATTATTACCGCAGAGGAGCCGGTTGAATATGTCCTCGACGGTATCACCCAGTGCTCGATTAACCCCAAGATCGGCGTCACTTTCACCGAGACCCTGCGTCACATCGTCCGCCAGGATCCCGACATCATCGTTATGGGTGAAATCCGCGACACCTTTTCGGCAGAGACGGCCATTCAGGCCTCACTGACCGGTCACAAGGTATTGACGACCTTTCACACCGAAGATGCCGTTGGTGGTCTGTTGCGGCTTTTGAATATGGGGATCGAAGCCTTCCTGATCGCGTCTACCATCAACTGTATGCTCGCCCAGCGCCTGCTTCGTAGAATTTGTCCAAGCTGCACGGTTCCCTATACGCCTACGCCTGATGAATACCGCCGACTCGGCTACACTCATGGTGATCTGGCTGGAGCGGACCTGCAGATCGGCAGGGGCTGTACGGCCTGTCGTTTTACCGGCTACAAAGGCAGGGTCGGCATCTTTGAACTGCTGGTTCTCAACGATGAAGTCAAAGAAGCCGTTCTGGCCCGTAAAACGGTTCAGGAAGTTCGCCGTATCAGCATTGAGACCTCCGGTTTGATCACCCTGATGGAAGACGGTATCGCCAAGGCTGCCCGCGGCAAGGTTTCCCTTCCTGAAGTCATGCGCCGTTTGCCGCGTATCTTAAAGCCGCGCCCGTTACACGAACTGCGTCGCCTGTTGGGAGAATAG
- a CDS encoding HDOD domain-containing protein: MANKPLTEIIKEMVEADRVHLPVHPDISLHVSKLLGAETFDIKELRWLIGRDPGLLCNLFRAANSSFFSGLHKTLSIEEAITRLGQDKTRQVLEQACKEGVSATKGKLLPHYMPRLWLHSQACAAGARWLSNRCGYQDLADQAYLAGLLHDIGKQFLLAALEGIAVSGEFSMTLSRRLINEVIETMHVEQGVRLFEEWNLPEIYKEVVTVHHDLELDTQNVVVTLVRLANLGCRKLGLGLENNPELVLPTTAEAQFLGVNEISLAEFEIALEDQFLGGKSVPASR, translated from the coding sequence TTGGCCAATAAACCACTGACAGAAATTATCAAGGAGATGGTCGAAGCCGATCGGGTACATCTGCCGGTCCATCCTGACATCAGCCTGCACGTCAGCAAACTTCTGGGCGCTGAAACCTTCGACATCAAAGAGTTGCGTTGGTTGATCGGTCGGGATCCTGGCTTGCTCTGTAACCTCTTCCGGGCCGCCAACTCTTCCTTCTTTTCCGGGCTGCACAAAACCCTCTCAATCGAAGAGGCGATCACCCGCCTGGGGCAGGACAAGACCCGCCAGGTTCTGGAGCAAGCCTGCAAGGAGGGCGTCAGCGCGACCAAGGGTAAGCTGCTGCCACATTACATGCCCAGGCTTTGGCTGCATTCCCAGGCGTGCGCCGCCGGAGCCCGCTGGTTGTCGAATCGCTGCGGATACCAGGACCTCGCCGACCAGGCCTACCTGGCCGGGCTTCTGCACGATATCGGCAAGCAGTTCCTGCTGGCGGCATTGGAGGGGATTGCCGTCAGCGGCGAATTCAGCATGACGCTTTCGCGCAGATTGATCAACGAGGTGATTGAGACCATGCACGTAGAGCAGGGGGTGCGCCTTTTCGAAGAATGGAATCTGCCTGAAATCTACAAAGAGGTTGTCACCGTTCATCACGACCTTGAACTCGACACGCAGAATGTTGTAGTCACTCTGGTCCGCTTGGCAAATCTCGGTTGTCGCAAGTTGGGTCTTGGCCTGGAAAACAATCCGGAGCTGGTTCTGCCGACAACGGCAGAGGCACAATTCCTGGGGGTTAATGAAATTTCTCTGGCGGAATTCGAGATTGCCCTTGAGGATCAATTCCTCGGGGGGAAATCTGTGCCGGCATCTCGATAA
- a CDS encoding CBS domain-containing protein, with translation MSKSIAQILKIKGSDVWSISSDATVYDALVLMAEKGVGALVVIDKGELVGIFTERDHARKVDLEGRCSQKVAVRQVMSVDICYITPQTSVDEAMSIVTESRRRHLPVMENGQLVGLASIGDLVKASLDEKDFVIKQLKKYIKGDP, from the coding sequence ATGTCAAAATCTATCGCACAAATCTTGAAGATCAAAGGCAGCGACGTCTGGAGTATCAGTTCGGACGCCACGGTTTACGATGCGTTGGTGTTGATGGCAGAAAAAGGTGTTGGAGCCTTGGTCGTCATCGACAAAGGAGAGCTGGTCGGGATCTTTACTGAGCGCGACCATGCCCGCAAAGTGGATCTCGAGGGCCGCTGCTCTCAGAAGGTCGCCGTCCGCCAGGTTATGTCCGTAGATATTTGTTATATTACGCCTCAGACCTCGGTCGATGAGGCCATGTCAATTGTAACCGAGAGCCGTCGTCGTCACTTGCCGGTTATGGAAAATGGCCAACTGGTTGGCTTGGCCTCCATCGGCGACTTAGTCAAAGCTTCCCTTGATGAGAAAGACTTTGTCATCAAGCAGCTCAAAAAGTACATTAAGGGTGACCCTTGA
- a CDS encoding Na(+)-translocating NADH-quinone reductase subunit A, whose translation MIQIKKGLDLPISGAPEMQVGEPLPVSHVALLGSDYQDMKPTLLVAEGDQVVLGQPLFSDKKNPRVLFTAPAPGKVVAINRGERRIFLSLVIEISGAEEKTFAKIAAAQLELLSAEEVEERMINSGLWTSLRTRPYSKIPTPGSRPAALFVTAIDTNPLSADPQVAIAEKVTEFEAGLKALRHLTEGKVYLCKKPQAQVPAPQGITVSEFSGCHPAGLVGTHIHFLEHVDQERSVWHIGYQDVIAIGHLLLTGRILTDRIVALCGPAVKKPRLIRTRLGACLSELTAGQLNDTENRIISGSILSGHGAGRTKAFLGRYHNQVTVLEENRQRELLGWAMPGFKKFSVKKIFASSLLPRRPLPLTTSTCGSLRAMVPTGAFEKVMPLKVKATWLLRSLLTLDTDLAQDLGCLELDEEDLALCSFVCSGKMDYGHHLRQTLKKIEEEG comes from the coding sequence ATGATACAGATTAAAAAAGGGCTCGATCTACCGATAAGCGGCGCTCCAGAGATGCAGGTCGGAGAACCCTTGCCGGTTTCTCATGTTGCCTTGCTTGGCAGCGATTACCAGGACATGAAACCGACTCTGCTGGTCGCCGAGGGTGATCAGGTCGTTCTTGGCCAGCCTCTCTTCTCCGACAAAAAGAACCCCAGGGTGCTCTTCACAGCCCCTGCACCAGGCAAAGTTGTCGCCATCAACCGTGGCGAACGCCGCATCTTCTTGTCGCTGGTTATCGAAATTTCCGGAGCAGAAGAAAAGACCTTTGCAAAGATTGCGGCGGCCCAACTTGAGTTGCTTTCTGCAGAGGAGGTTGAAGAGCGGATGATCAACTCAGGCTTATGGACCTCGTTGCGCACCCGTCCCTACAGCAAGATTCCGACGCCGGGAAGCCGCCCCGCTGCACTCTTTGTCACCGCGATAGACACCAACCCTTTATCGGCTGACCCACAGGTCGCAATTGCAGAGAAAGTGACCGAGTTCGAGGCGGGCCTGAAAGCACTGCGCCACCTTACGGAAGGAAAAGTCTACCTGTGTAAAAAACCACAGGCGCAGGTTCCGGCTCCGCAAGGAATCACTGTCAGTGAATTTTCCGGCTGTCATCCCGCCGGACTGGTTGGCACCCATATCCATTTTCTCGAACATGTCGATCAAGAGCGTTCGGTCTGGCACATCGGCTACCAGGATGTGATCGCCATCGGCCACCTGTTGCTCACCGGCAGGATTCTCACGGATAGAATTGTCGCTCTTTGCGGCCCGGCGGTTAAGAAGCCTCGCCTCATCCGTACCCGTCTCGGAGCCTGTCTGTCGGAGTTGACGGCCGGCCAGCTTAATGACACCGAAAACCGGATCATTTCAGGATCCATCCTGAGCGGTCATGGCGCAGGTCGAACCAAGGCCTTTCTCGGCCGTTACCACAATCAGGTGACTGTCTTGGAAGAAAATCGACAACGCGAGCTTTTGGGCTGGGCCATGCCGGGCTTTAAAAAATTCTCCGTTAAAAAGATTTTTGCTTCGTCCCTGCTGCCGCGCCGCCCGTTGCCGCTGACGACCAGCACCTGCGGCAGTCTGCGTGCCATGGTGCCGACCGGCGCTTTTGAGAAGGTGATGCCCCTCAAGGTCAAGGCAACCTGGCTGCTGCGCTCTCTGCTTACCCTGGATACCGATCTGGCACAGGATCTCGGCTGCCTCGAACTGGACGAAGAGGATCTCGCCCTCTGCAGTTTTGTCTGCTCGGGAAAAATGGATTATGGACATCATTTGCGGCAAACCCTGAAAAAGATAGAGGAAGAGGGCTAA
- a CDS encoding NADH:ubiquinone reductase (Na(+)-transporting) subunit B: MKVLRAFLDKIHPHFTEGGKFERLYPLYEAADSFIYTPGEVTDGAPHVRDAMDLKRVMITVVFALIPCFFMAMWNTGYQANSAMQFSGGSVEGWRGALLELLGYGGNPNSLFDNLLLGAAWFVPIYLVTNIVGGLWEALFCIVRRHELNEGFLVTGSLFPLICPPTLPLWQVALGISFGVVIGKEIFGGTGKNFLNPALTGRAFLFFAYPAQISGNMVWTAVDGVSGATALSHAAEGGLQAVMAATSWFDAFVGAIPGSMGETSALACLFGAAVLVLSGIGSWRIMLSGLIGAVCLSTLFVMIGSSTNPMFELGPLWHLVLGGFAFGLVFMATDPVSGAMTEEGQWLYGFLIGTMCILIRVINPAFPEGMMLAILFGNVFAPVIDQMVLKLHIKRRLQHVKG; the protein is encoded by the coding sequence ATGAAAGTGTTGCGTGCTTTTCTCGACAAGATTCACCCTCACTTTACCGAGGGTGGCAAATTCGAGCGCCTCTATCCCCTGTACGAAGCCGCTGACAGTTTCATTTACACGCCTGGCGAGGTGACGGACGGGGCGCCGCATGTCAGAGACGCGATGGATTTGAAGAGAGTGATGATCACGGTGGTTTTCGCCCTCATTCCCTGTTTTTTCATGGCCATGTGGAACACCGGCTACCAGGCAAACAGCGCCATGCAATTCTCGGGCGGAAGCGTAGAAGGCTGGCGCGGCGCTTTACTTGAACTCCTCGGCTACGGAGGCAATCCAAACAGCCTCTTTGACAACCTGCTCCTCGGAGCGGCCTGGTTTGTACCGATCTACCTGGTCACCAACATTGTTGGCGGCTTGTGGGAAGCCCTCTTCTGCATCGTGCGCCGTCACGAACTGAATGAAGGTTTTCTGGTCACCGGCTCCCTCTTTCCGTTGATCTGCCCGCCAACCCTGCCTCTCTGGCAGGTGGCGCTTGGCATCAGTTTCGGTGTTGTCATCGGCAAAGAGATCTTCGGCGGCACCGGCAAGAACTTTCTCAACCCGGCGCTCACCGGCCGCGCTTTCCTGTTTTTCGCCTACCCGGCACAAATCTCGGGCAACATGGTCTGGACCGCCGTCGACGGGGTGAGCGGAGCAACGGCTCTGAGCCACGCCGCGGAGGGAGGACTGCAGGCGGTTATGGCTGCAACCAGCTGGTTCGATGCTTTTGTCGGAGCCATTCCGGGATCGATGGGGGAAACGTCCGCCCTCGCCTGTCTCTTCGGTGCCGCGGTCCTGGTCCTTTCCGGAATCGGATCCTGGCGCATCATGCTCTCCGGACTGATCGGCGCGGTGTGCTTGTCCACGCTCTTTGTCATGATCGGCAGCAGCACCAACCCAATGTTCGAGCTCGGCCCTCTCTGGCACCTTGTTCTCGGCGGCTTTGCCTTCGGCCTAGTTTTCATGGCTACTGATCCCGTCTCCGGGGCCATGACAGAAGAAGGGCAATGGCTCTATGGCTTCCTCATCGGCACCATGTGCATCCTGATCCGGGTCATCAACCCAGCGTTCCCGGAAGGCATGATGCTCGCCATCCTCTTCGGCAATGTCTTCGCGCCGGTGATCGACCAGATGGTTCTCAAGCTCCATATCAAGAGGAGGCTGCAGCATGTCAAGGGATAG
- a CDS encoding Na(+)-translocating NADH-quinone reductase subunit C — MSRDSTARVLSVAFVLCVVCSILVSAAAVGLSDRQERNKAEEKKKNILQAAGLYEVDVSIEEQFSKIETRIVDLQSGEFTEEFDVTTFDSRSAARDPETSYRISPDLDLAAIKARSRYKDVYLVMAGDELEQLILPVHGKGLWSTMYGFISLANDFSTVNGFAFYEHGETPGLGGEIDNPDWKKQWPGKKVYDEAGKTRIEVLKGTVDKNSQDAVYQADGLAGATLTARGVGNLLKYWMGDNGYKPFINKLKTAGLKQ; from the coding sequence ATGTCAAGGGATAGCACCGCAAGAGTCCTGAGTGTTGCGTTTGTCTTGTGCGTGGTCTGCTCGATCCTTGTTTCGGCGGCGGCCGTCGGCTTAAGTGACAGGCAGGAGCGGAACAAGGCCGAAGAGAAAAAGAAGAACATCCTGCAGGCGGCAGGTCTCTACGAGGTCGACGTGTCGATTGAAGAACAGTTCAGTAAAATTGAGACCCGGATCGTCGATCTGCAGTCCGGCGAGTTCACCGAGGAATTCGATGTAACGACCTTCGATAGCCGCTCGGCGGCGCGTGATCCCGAGACCAGTTACCGGATTTCGCCTGATCTCGATCTGGCAGCGATCAAGGCCCGTTCCCGCTACAAGGATGTCTACCTGGTCATGGCTGGTGACGAGCTGGAGCAACTGATCCTGCCGGTACACGGCAAGGGGTTGTGGTCAACAATGTACGGTTTCATCTCTCTCGCCAATGATTTTTCCACGGTGAATGGCTTCGCCTTTTACGAGCACGGAGAAACCCCCGGCCTCGGCGGCGAAATTGACAACCCGGACTGGAAAAAACAGTGGCCCGGCAAAAAAGTTTATGATGAAGCGGGCAAAACCCGCATCGAAGTTCTTAAGGGGACGGTCGACAAGAATTCTCAGGACGCCGTCTACCAGGCGGACGGCTTGGCTGGAGCGACCCTTACGGCTCGTGGCGTCGGCAACCTGCTCAAGTATTGGATGGGCGATAATGGCTATAAACCTTTTATCAACAAGCTAAAAACGGCAGGGCTAAAACAATGA
- a CDS encoding NADH:ubiquinone reductase (Na(+)-transporting) subunit D — MSKSRDVLLDPLFNKNPIGLQILGICSALAVTSKLETVIVMALAVTFVIAGSNVSVSLIRNQIPGSIRIIVEITIIATLVIIVDQFLKAFAFGISKQLSVFVGLIITNCIVLGRAEAFAMKNPPGLSFLDGIGNGLGYSIVLLIVAFFRELLGAGKLLGFTILPSTNEGGWYLPNGLMLLPPSAFFIIGLLIWALRSWKTDQIEEEN; from the coding sequence ATGAGCAAATCCAGAGATGTTTTACTCGATCCCTTGTTCAATAAAAACCCGATCGGTTTGCAGATCCTCGGCATCTGTTCCGCTTTGGCCGTCACCTCCAAGTTGGAGACAGTTATCGTCATGGCCCTGGCTGTGACCTTCGTCATTGCCGGCTCCAACGTCTCGGTCAGCCTGATTCGCAACCAAATCCCCGGGAGCATCCGCATCATCGTCGAGATCACCATTATTGCGACCCTGGTCATCATCGTCGACCAGTTTCTGAAAGCCTTCGCCTTTGGCATCAGCAAGCAGCTCTCGGTCTTCGTCGGACTGATTATCACCAACTGCATCGTCCTTGGTCGCGCCGAAGCTTTTGCCATGAAGAACCCGCCGGGCCTCAGTTTCCTCGATGGCATCGGCAACGGATTGGGCTACAGTATTGTGCTCCTGATCGTGGCCTTTTTCCGTGAACTGCTCGGTGCCGGCAAGCTGCTCGGATTCACCATTCTTCCGAGTACCAACGAAGGCGGATGGTATCTGCCGAACGGCCTGATGCTCCTGCCACCGAGCGCCTTCTTTATCATCGGTCTTCTGATCTGGGCTTTACGCAGCTGGAAAACCGATCAGATCGAGGAAGAAAACTAA
- the nqrE gene encoding NADH:ubiquinone reductase (Na(+)-transporting) subunit E — MEHYLSLLIRSIFIENMALAFFLGMCTFLAVSKKVDTAIGLGIAVVVVQTITVPANNLIYQFLLKEGALEWLGMAETNLTFIGLICYIGVIAAIVQILEMVLDRFFPSLYNSLGIFLPLITVNCAILGGSLFMVERDYNFAESVVFGFGSGTGWALALVALAGIREKMKYADIPAGLRGLGITFMISGLMAMAFMAFSGIQL, encoded by the coding sequence ATGGAACACTACCTCAGTCTCCTGATCCGCTCGATTTTCATCGAAAACATGGCGCTCGCCTTTTTCCTCGGCATGTGCACCTTTCTTGCTGTTTCGAAAAAGGTCGATACCGCCATAGGCCTCGGCATTGCGGTTGTTGTCGTACAGACGATTACCGTCCCGGCCAACAACCTGATCTACCAGTTTCTTCTCAAAGAGGGCGCACTCGAATGGCTCGGCATGGCAGAAACCAATCTGACCTTTATCGGTCTGATCTGTTACATCGGCGTGATTGCCGCGATCGTACAGATCCTCGAAATGGTCCTTGATCGCTTCTTCCCCTCGCTTTACAACTCGCTCGGAATTTTTCTGCCGCTGATCACGGTCAACTGCGCGATTCTCGGCGGCTCGCTCTTCATGGTGGAGCGCGACTACAACTTTGCCGAAAGCGTTGTCTTCGGCTTCGGCAGCGGCACCGGTTGGGCCCTGGCATTGGTTGCCCTGGCCGGTATCCGCGAAAAAATGAAATACGCTGATATCCCCGCCGGTTTGCGGGGCCTGGGTATTACTTTCATGATTTCCGGCCTGATGGCCATGGCATTTATGGCTTTTTCAGGCATTCAGCTGTAA